A single window of Chloracidobacterium sp. DNA harbors:
- a CDS encoding alpha/beta fold hydrolase, translating into MSRSSNEIYTFGNFRLDSTERSLTDGGRSVTLAPKVFDTLLMLAANAGRVLSKERMLDEVWEGSFVEENNLAQNISQLRRILGAEMIETVPKFGYRFIGELLIDQRLTTEPEVFETIRARVYFDDGTQSIDKGAPHIHTTSSPLLVRHTPETRYVQNGDVNIAYQVVGDGPVDIVFVMGWVSHLEYFWKHHLFASFLEQLSSFSRLILFDKRGTGLSDRVPIDHLPTLEQRMEDVHAVMDAVGSERAVLVGVSEGGPMCSLFAATYPERTAGLVMIGTYAKRIWDEDYPWAPTETQRAAFIDLMRREWGGPVGIDERSPSMAGDLEFRNWWAEYLRNGASPGAAVALTQMNAEIDVRGVLPSVRVPTLVIHRSGDMCLKADEGRFVAGQIPDAKYVELGGIDHLPFVGDQAEILDEIEQFVTSVRSAGEYDRVLATVMSVSFADPDAESARRGTIEWANFIARAKSFVHRQLPMYKGREVSLGDEEILAAFDGPARSIRCAKAINDSAKLQGVALKIGLHTGECDVSGDNYSGYAVELARNIARLSESGNILVSRTVKDLVAGSGLTFVEFGVRSFDGVDSEWRLFEVVN; encoded by the coding sequence ATGAGCAGATCCTCCAACGAGATATATACCTTTGGCAATTTTCGCCTCGATTCGACCGAGCGGTCGCTGACCGATGGTGGGCGGTCGGTCACGCTGGCACCCAAGGTCTTCGACACGCTCCTGATGCTGGCCGCAAATGCCGGCCGTGTGCTCAGTAAAGAGCGGATGCTCGATGAGGTTTGGGAAGGTAGCTTTGTCGAAGAGAATAATCTCGCACAGAATATCTCTCAGCTTCGGCGAATATTGGGCGCTGAAATGATCGAGACCGTGCCAAAATTCGGCTACCGATTCATTGGCGAGCTTTTGATCGACCAAAGGCTGACGACGGAACCCGAAGTCTTCGAAACGATCAGGGCACGAGTGTACTTCGATGACGGAACACAGAGCATTGATAAAGGCGCTCCCCACATTCACACGACATCTTCGCCGCTTCTCGTCCGGCACACACCGGAAACGCGTTATGTGCAGAATGGCGACGTAAATATCGCATATCAAGTTGTCGGCGATGGTCCGGTCGATATTGTATTTGTGATGGGTTGGGTCTCGCACCTCGAGTATTTTTGGAAACATCATCTTTTTGCTTCGTTTCTCGAACAACTCTCGTCATTCTCACGTCTGATATTGTTTGATAAGCGAGGCACTGGCCTTTCGGATCGCGTTCCGATCGATCATTTACCGACGCTTGAACAGCGAATGGAAGACGTTCACGCCGTGATGGACGCCGTTGGATCGGAGCGTGCGGTTCTGGTAGGAGTTAGCGAAGGTGGACCGATGTGTTCACTATTTGCAGCGACCTATCCCGAACGTACCGCAGGACTCGTAATGATCGGCACCTATGCCAAACGGATCTGGGACGAAGATTATCCTTGGGCTCCGACCGAAACTCAACGTGCTGCGTTTATCGATCTGATGCGTCGCGAATGGGGCGGCCCCGTTGGCATCGATGAACGCTCACCGTCGATGGCAGGTGACCTGGAATTTCGTAACTGGTGGGCCGAGTATCTTCGCAACGGCGCAAGCCCCGGAGCGGCCGTTGCCCTCACACAAATGAATGCTGAGATCGATGTCCGCGGCGTTTTGCCGTCGGTTCGGGTTCCGACGCTCGTTATTCATCGCTCGGGCGATATGTGTCTTAAGGCGGACGAAGGCCGTTTTGTCGCGGGACAAATTCCTGACGCAAAATATGTCGAGCTTGGCGGAATTGACCATTTGCCGTTCGTCGGGGACCAGGCCGAAATTCTTGACGAGATCGAACAATTTGTCACCAGCGTTAGATCTGCCGGCGAATACGACCGTGTTCTCGCGACCGTAATGAGTGTCTCGTTTGCCGATCCGGATGCCGAATCGGCTAGACGCGGCACCATTGAATGGGCGAATTTCATTGCTCGCGCAAAATCATTTGTGCATCGTCAATTGCCAATGTACAAGGGACGCGAAGTTTCCCTCGGCGACGAAGAAATTCTGGCCGCATTTGACGGTCCGGCCCGTTCGATCCGATGTGCCAAAGCGATAAACGATTCGGCAAAACTGCAGGGCGTCGCCCTCAAGATCGGACTGCACACGGGCGAATGTGATGTTTCCGGCGATAATTACAGCGGTTATGCCGTCGAACTCGCCCGCAACATCGCGCGGCTCTCTGAGAGCGGCAACATTTTGGTTTCGAGAACTGTAAAAGATCTGGTTGCAGGTTCCGGCTTGACCTTTGTCGAGTTCGGCGTTCGCTCGTTCGACGGCGTCGATTCCGAGTGGCGTTTGTTCGAGGTCGTCAATTGA
- a CDS encoding serine hydrolase, whose product MKRLITISLFLLFVPAYVFTQTLDAKLAEIDAYAQTVIDTWKSTSGAGMAIAIVKDDKVVMQKGYGIRELGKPDKIDENTLFAIASNSKAFTTASLAILVDEGKIGWNDKVAKYLPDFQMYDPWVTNELTIRDIVSHRVGLDTFSGDLLWYDTTYSTDEMLRRVRYLKPVSSFRSRFGYQNLMYIAAGRIVEKVSGKPWADFVKERILSPLGMNRTTTSVRDLKDNFAMPHNESGGKLRALPLGFLDNAIGAVRLNSSAADLSKWIRLQLGRGTVDGKKIFSEAQSWQMWAPNTLQPISEGASKSNPTRHFSAYAMGWGTYDYYGRKIINHSGGLDGMLSYTVLIPEEKVGFVILTNSESPAFQIMMNKIRDMFVDAPKRDWNMEAERQVAGGKVADAEEIAKIDAARVPNTKPSLVPGGYAGTYSSQMYGDVTVADENGKLVMRLGPAPNFVADLVHWQYDTFEIKWRPSVKYNFPRGFVTFTIDKNGKTDQLKIDQPNNDFWFYELDLRKVK is encoded by the coding sequence ATGAAAAGACTCATCACGATTTCACTCTTTCTGCTCTTTGTTCCGGCGTATGTATTTACCCAGACTCTCGACGCGAAGCTCGCCGAGATCGACGCCTATGCTCAGACCGTGATCGACACGTGGAAATCCACTTCCGGTGCGGGTATGGCGATCGCCATCGTAAAGGATGACAAGGTCGTGATGCAAAAGGGCTACGGGATCCGCGAACTCGGCAAGCCCGATAAGATCGATGAAAACACGCTCTTTGCGATCGCATCGAACTCAAAGGCGTTTACGACCGCGAGCCTTGCCATCCTCGTCGATGAAGGCAAGATCGGCTGGAACGACAAGGTTGCTAAATACCTGCCCGATTTTCAGATGTATGATCCGTGGGTGACCAACGAACTGACGATCCGCGATATCGTCTCGCACCGCGTCGGGCTCGATACTTTTAGCGGCGACCTGTTGTGGTATGACACGACGTATTCGACCGACGAGATGCTGCGTCGGGTGCGGTATTTGAAGCCCGTCTCCAGCTTTCGCTCGAGATTTGGCTATCAAAACCTAATGTATATCGCAGCCGGCCGGATCGTCGAAAAGGTCTCGGGCAAGCCGTGGGCCGACTTCGTCAAAGAACGTATTCTGTCGCCGCTCGGTATGAATCGCACTACGACGAGCGTCCGTGACCTCAAGGATAACTTCGCAATGCCGCATAACGAATCCGGTGGTAAGTTGCGTGCTCTTCCGCTTGGATTTCTCGATAATGCGATCGGTGCCGTGAGATTGAACTCATCGGCCGCGGACCTTTCGAAATGGATCCGGTTGCAGCTCGGACGCGGCACTGTCGATGGCAAAAAGATCTTCAGCGAGGCACAAAGCTGGCAAATGTGGGCTCCAAACACCTTACAGCCGATCTCCGAGGGAGCGTCAAAAAGTAACCCGACACGACATTTTTCGGCCTACGCAATGGGCTGGGGCACTTACGATTACTATGGCCGCAAGATCATCAACCACAGCGGCGGCCTCGACGGTATGCTGTCCTACACGGTGCTGATCCCGGAGGAGAAAGTCGGCTTTGTCATCCTCACAAACAGCGAATCGCCTGCGTTTCAGATAATGATGAACAAGATCCGCGATATGTTCGTCGATGCACCAAAGCGCGATTGGAATATGGAGGCTGAGAGACAGGTCGCCGGCGGCAAGGTTGCTGATGCCGAGGAAATAGCAAAGATCGATGCCGCACGAGTGCCAAACACCAAACCGTCGCTTGTACCCGGCGGTTACGCGGGAACATACTCCAGCCAGATGTACGGCGACGTTACGGTGGCAGACGAAAACGGCAAACTCGTAATGCGGCTCGGGCCGGCGCCGAATTTCGTCGCCGATCTCGTCCACTGGCAGTACGACACCTTTGAGATCAAGTGGCGGCCGTCGGTAAAATATAATTTTCCGCGTGGCTTCGTCACCTTCACCATAGACAAAAACGGCAAGACCGACCAGCTTAAGATCGATCAGCCGAACAACGATTTTTGGTTCTATGAATTGGATCTGCGAAAGGTAAAATAG